In Roseovarius sp. S88, the genomic window TGTCTGTCCTGGATGAACCATCTCCAAGAGAACGGCTTCGCGCCAACGGGCCAGGACATGTTCGGCGGCCTTCTCGTTCGTTTCAAACTCGACAACGGAGTACCGCAGCGCATGGTCTCTTGTCACACCGGACTCGTTGACGGCTACGTGATCGAGGGTCATGTGCCTGCCGCCGACATCCGCCGCCTGTTAGAGGAGCGTCCCGATGCTGTAGGCCTGGCAGTGCCAGGAATGCCCTATGGTTCGCCCGGCATGGGACCCGAGGAGGACCGCGAGGCTTACGACGTCTTCTTGATACAGGAGGACGGTTCGACCGAGATCTATTCGAGCTACCCCGAAGGCTGAGCATGTTTAGGATGGGTTATACGTGCCCGAACATACGCGGCGCATTCTCCGCGCTCATTGCCGACGTCTGGGGTGGGTGACGCAATGCATTCGTTCAAAGGAGAACCAGCCATAGGGGTGCTGGCCGCCCTCACTTCCTTCGCGGTCGATCAGGTCACAAAGGCCATTGTCGTATCAAATGCGACCGCTTTGAATGCCGGGGTGTCGGTGGTCCCCGGGTTCAATCTTACGTTCCACCGCAACGATGGCGTGACCTTTGGACTTCTCGGAGGTGCGCCGTGGTGGAGCCTCGTGGTTCTTGCACTCGCTGTCTGTGCCTGGCTCGCTATCATGATGCTTCGCACACGGAACCGCATCGAAGCGAT contains:
- a CDS encoding DUF411 domain-containing protein, which encodes MRRMTQALAITLALLPAAQAFAEATPIDVRKTNGCGCCLSWMNHLQENGFAPTGQDMFGGLLVRFKLDNGVPQRMVSCHTGLVDGYVIEGHVPAADIRRLLEERPDAVGLAVPGMPYGSPGMGPEEDREAYDVFLIQEDGSTEIYSSYPEG
- the lspA gene encoding signal peptidase II, translating into MHSFKGEPAIGVLAALTSFAVDQVTKAIVVSNATALNAGVSVVPGFNLTFHRNDGVTFGLLGGAPWWSLVVLALAVCAWLAIMMLRTRNRIEAIAYGSILGGALGNVIDRVRFRAVTDFLDFYVGSAHWPAFNMADFFVVGGVGLLLIPTKFLNRSRTDP